From Acidianus brierleyi:
TATATCCAGTTACTACAACTGCCTTCATAAATTTAAACATGTTTATATTGCTTAAAAATATATCTGAGACATTATAAGAACATTTTTGATATTACTATTAGCTATGGTTTTGTAGTAAAAGTAATTTTCAAAATTCTACATCCCCGTTTTAATTCCTTCATTATAAAGACATTTGTAGATATAAGGATTTTATCTTTTTATAATCTAGATAATAATATGAAACTTAAAGTCCCCCCAAGGATAAAAGTGTTAGAGGCGTTAGGGGCTATAGCCGATGGCAGAATCAAAAAAGTCGAAGATCATTATGAGGTTATTTCCTCCGAAGGAGATCGCATTTACAATGTAAAGATAAATGGAGAAAAAGCATATAGTAACGACAATGGAACGGTTTATAGAAATTATATAGGATATCCCATAATAGCAGTACTAATGTTAGAAGGTAAATTAAAATATGATGAGAAAATATCAAAATCCCTAAAAGGAATAGATTGGAAAAGACTTAATGAAACATATAAAAATTATGCTAAAGTAGAGGAAATAGTAGATAAAATAGCTGAAGAGAAAGGAGTTAATAAGGAGGAAATAAACAATATAGTAGAGGAAGTTTTAAATGAGCTCAGAAGACTATCTCTTGAAAAAGCTTCCTGAACCATTATTTTCAGTGAATAAAGATGTCATTAGAAGAATTAAATACCAAATACAATGCGTTTATAACAATTAAGGAGGTAGCTCCTAATTCTAACGGCCCATTATCTGGGCTAACATTTGGAGTTAAGGACATTATACTTACAAAAGGAATTAAAACCACTGCTGGCTCTAAAATTTTAAAAGATTATATTCCACAAAACAATGCATGGATAGTTAATAAAATACTTAATAACGGTGGGAAAATAATAGGGAAGACAAATACTCATGAATTTGCTATAGGTGCTACAAATACTTCTTCTATAGCTGGACCAGCCAAAAATCCTATAGATCCTGAAAGAATAAGTGGAGGATCAAGTGGAGGATCTGCTGTAGCTGTAGCACTAAATATGGTAGATGTTGGTATAGGAACCGATACTGGAGGTTCTATAAGGATTCCTGCATCATTATGTGGAGTTATTGGATTTAAACCTACTACTGGAATAATACCTACTACTGGAATAATACCATTTAGTTGGACTTTTGATACAGTAGGCTTTCTAACTAAAAACATGAATACTTTAAGGAAAGTTGTTGAAACTGTAATTCCAGTTGAAAATAAAGATGTTCTAATTTCTAAAACACGATTAAAACCGAGATTAGGCATCTTTCTATTTTCTGACGATCCTGCATCAAGAGCGTTAAAACCATTGTTGAATAAGTTAACAAACTATTTTGATTTAGTTGATATTAATCTGAACTTTCTCCAATTTTTCGGTGGGAACATAAGAGGAACAATAGCATTAGCCGAGGGTGCAAGTTATCATCGTGATTGGATAGAATCAATTCCTGGTGAGTATTTTCCTGATGTCAAAGCTTTATTAATGGAGGGAGTAAAAATTAAGGCTATAGACTATTTAGAATCTCTAAGAGCTAGGAGAGTCGTCCTGGAAGAGTATATAAAAGCATTTGAAAATATTGACGCAATAATCTCTCCTACAACTAAAATTCCTGCACCTAAAATAAGCGAAGTAATAGGAAAAGAAAAGGATTTTAGAAGCTTGCTTGTAGCTAATACTGAGCTTTTTAGTGTAGTAGGTGCACCGTCAATCAGCATACCTGCAACAAAAATTAATGGTTTACCTATAGGTCTAATGATAAGTGGAGAACCTTATAATGATGGAGTTGTATTAGACATAGCTGAAAAAATTTTATCTATTATCCAATAGATTTTCTTATAAGAGCCATTTCTTTAGCATATTGCCTTATTTCTTCTTCTCTTTTTTCTCTGCAAGCTAAAAGTAATAAAGAGGACAACAGAACATGTTTTTTGGAATTGAAATCTTTATTATCTATCTTTATTCCTAGGTTGTTTTCGAGAAATGTTATATCGTTTTCTATCATCTTTATTATATTCTCATCTATATTCCATATTTTTCGTATTAAATCCAGTGAATCTGGATTTATATATTTCGCACTTTCCTCTAAGTCCTTTTTCATCATGATGTAACTCTTGTTTAATAGATCCGTTTCTTCATTAGATAGAGAAAGTAACGAAGAAATTCCAAATATTTCTGGTGGCAGACCTATAGAGTACAATGTTCCAACAAATGTTATTGCCCTAGGTAGGGTTACTTTTCCAGTACTTCTAGCATATCCAAATAAGCTTATATGAAGTTTTCTAGCTCTCCTCTTAGGTAAGAAAAATGCTATGTAATTTATAGCAGGAGCTAGACTTTCAATAATTGGTTGATAACTTACTACATATCTCTCTATTATCCTCTTAAGGATCTTCTCTTCTTCTTCCGAAAATACTAATGGCTCCGTTATTCCTGTGTTGTTTATATTATTTATAGATTCTTTAATTTTATTCTCTTCATAATCATATTTATATGCAGATTGTATAGTAAATGTATATACGCCTTTATACTCTTTAAGATGATTCTCGTAATTATCAGGGCTTAAGTGGCCTCTAAAAGGTAAAGAACCTACTCCTATTATTGGAAATATATCAATGTTCAATTTAGACTTTAACGTATATAATTTGCTTAGTGCATACTTTGCGAGAAGTACTGCTGAAAGCATTCCATAATTCATAGCTGGATCAGACCTTGCTATAAATATCCTCATATAATTGGGTTTTATCGCTTTATAATACCCAGTGACTATATCCTCAACTTTTAGGAGTGAGTCTTTATCTTCTATTAAAGGTATAACTTCAACCTTTTTTGGATTTATTTCTCCTACAAAATCTTTAACATATATACCATCATTAAGTTCTATATTTTCCTTACCAGATACTGCCTTTTCATAGTACTTTGCTACGGCAACTATTTCAGTATAGTCTGTTGTAAAAGGAAGAATTACTTCGAAAACTGGTATAACTTTTTTGTTATAGAATTTTTCTGCTACATCATAGGCTATAGGTATGCTTTCCATGGTTTCTGCAAAAACTTTTCTTTCTGCACCTTCTATTTTAGGGTTAGGTAACCTATAAGTTAGAAATATATCCTGACCCAATAGGTTTTCTTTAAAATATTCTGAATAATTTGATAAAAGTTTTCTAACTACGTGAGTATCTACATCTTTACCTTCAGCGTCCCACATTACTTCGTGAGTCCCTAATGTCATATAAGAATAATATGCTTCAACTACTTCATCGTCTCCTTCTATAACTTCACTTCTAGCCCATTCTGGCACTCTTGCGTTATCTGGGTGTTGTGTAGACATAGTTCTAGGTATTTTTCTCATTTGTACCTTTTTCAAAACTAACATTTTTAAGATTTAATTATACACTCAAGATATGGTTTTAGAAAAAGGTCAAGAAGCTCCAGATTTTGAAGCTGAAAGTAGTAAAGGAAGAATAAAACTCTCTTCACTTAGAGGAAAAAAGGTTGTATTATATTTTTATCCTAAAGCATTTACGCCTGGCTGTACTAGAGAACTTCAAAGATTTACTGAGCTTTATGAAGAATTTAAGAAGAATAATAGTGAAGTTATAGGAGTAAGTGTTGATAGCTTAAATACACAAAAGAAATTTTCAGAGAAATATAATTCTACTTTTCCACTAATTTCAGATAAAGAAAAACAGATTGTAAACACTTATGGTGTTATTAATGAAAAAGGAACCAGTGCTCAAAGAATTACGTTCATAATAGACGAGAATGGCAAAATAATAGAAGTTTTGAAAAATCTAAAGAAGGCTGAAGAGCATGCAGATAAAGCCTTAGAGATAGTAAAATCTAATTAAGAACTCTAGTATATGGTTTTTTCTTAAATGATTCTATAGGGTCTTGCAAAACATTTGGAATCTCATTAATAATTTCTGTAGAAAGTATATGATTACCTTCTTTAGCATATACTAAAGAACCGGCTAAACTATTGATAAAAACTCCTATAGACGCAGCATTAAAAGTAGAAAGACCTTGAGCTAGTAAAGTTGCCACTATTCCCGTTAAGGTATCTCCAGTTCCACCTACAGTCATTCCAGGATTTCCTGTCTTATTCAATTTGAATTTTTTACCATCGCTTATTACATCAAAATACCCTTTAAGTAGCACAGTACAGTTACACTCCTTAGCCTTTTCAATAACTTGATTTATTCTTTGTATTGGATCTTCTAAGACATCTATTCCAAAAAATATTTTAAACTCTCCAGCATGTGGTGTTATTATAAAGTTTTGATATAATTTCTCTCCCCTTATTGCTTTTAAAGCATCAGCATCAATTACGGCAAACTTACCCTTTTCCTTCATATAATTTACTATTATCTTTGATGCTTCTATAGTCTCGTCAGAGAGCCCCATACCTGGACCTATTACTATAGAATTTACCTTATCTATCCATGGCTTTAATTCGTCTAAATTATTAGGATTTATATTTTTCCCTTTTAGTTTTATTGTTATTAAATCCGGTGAATATGAGGCTATTATAGAGGCAGTATCTTCTGGTGAAGCAACATAGACTAAATCGGCTCCGGTTTTTAAGGCAGCAAGTCCAGAGAGACTAGGCGCTCCACTATATGTCTTGCTTCCGCCTATAATTAATACTCTCCCTCCAGCACCTTTCTTACTTTTCATTTCTCTTTTCCTTATATTGGTAAGAAGATCACCAGGTCCTACAAAAATCTCAGCTTCTGGCGGAATCCCTATCTTATCTACTACTACTGTAAAATTATGTTTTAATAAACCAGTTTTTATATCATGAAAAGTTACTACTAAGTCTGGCTTAACGTAATCGCCCGGAGCATCTCCTGTATCGCTGTCTATTCCTGACGGTACATCGATAGATACCTTGAAACCCATACTCTCATTAAATACCTTAATAGCGGTTCTAAATGGCTCCCTAGGTTTTCCCCTAAATCCAGTACCCAACATTGCATCTACTAATATATCAGCTTCAACTGGTTTCAGATAATCAATATCTTTTATTTCTAAAAGTTTTATAGTATAATCCATTTCTTGAATAGCTGACTGATTAAATAGTGCGTCTTTATGTTTGTTTTCACCTAACAGAATTACATTTACGTTAGCCCCTTCTCCTGCCAAATGTCTAGCACATACTAAACCATCACCACCCTTTCCTCCGTGGCCTACAAAAACATATACTGACTTACCTTTTACGTCGCCTATTTTCTTTATTATTTCATCCTTTACTGATCTGCCTGCATTTTCCATAAGTAGAAGAGTAGGCACGCCTAACGCTTCACTATTTATTTCAATAGCCCTCATTTCTAAACTAGTTATCATATTATACTTCATTGATAAATTGATTAATAATTTCAGCTTCGAGTTACTTCCTCACTTTTCAGGATTGGAGTCACTCATCACTACGAGTACCTTAGTAAATAATATTTAAAAATACTTCTTTTCATACTGAAAATGTCGTATTTAGATTTTGTACTCATGAAGAAAAAAGGTTAAATGCTTTAATAATAACTATTCATACATACAACTGTTTTCATTAGTACTTTTCAAAGAATATTAAATGATATGTGTATTATTGTCTGTAGTATTATTATGTCATATTAATAAAAGTTTATAAACTATCATGGATAACTATTTTTGGAGATCAAAAATGGCTCTAGGTAAAGAAACCGAAATGGGATTAAAGGAATTATTTAAAGCAAATGCAGAAGATTATCTAATGTTAACATTCTTAGCAAATAAGTTAGAAAAGATGGGAAGAACAGAAGAAGCTAAAATGCTAAGGGAAAAAGCTACAGTAGAATATGGACACGCTACAGGTATATTTGAAAAGTTACTAGCTAATTACGACGCTAGCAAGTTATTAGGAGATTTTGCTAAAGAAGAAGACGAAGAACACGTAAGCGAATACAATAATGTAGCTATGAAAGCAAAAGAAGAAGGACACAATGACATAGAAGCTATGTTATGCGCTTACGCAGATCAAGAAAAGGGAATAGCTGAAGCATCTAAAAAAGTTTTAGCGATGATAGGAGATTTTGCTAAAGAAGAAGACGAAGAACACGTAAGCGAATACAATAATGTAGCTATGAAAGCAAAAGAAGAAGGACACAATGACATAGAAGCTATGTTATGCGCTTACGCAGAACAGGAGAAAGATATAGCAGAAACTGCAAAGAAAGTTGCTAAGGCACTCTAAAGCTATTTTTACCTTTTTGTATTACCTACGTTGTGGATCGCTTCAGAATTATACAAAAATTTTTAAGTAATTATGCAGAGTATTACCCATGGAAAAGAAGAACACTAGGGATTGGAGCAAGTACGATGAGAACGTGGTAACAAGATATAAGCTAATGTTCCCCTTCTACGTCTTCGAACACTGGTGGGAATTACTCCAGGAAGAGAACAGGTATGCTAAGACCAAGTACAAGGCACCAAAGGAGTTCAACGACTTCCTAGCATTCCTACACTTATTCTTACCTTACAGAGCAATAGAAGGAGTACTAAGCGCACTAGCAGAAATGAAGATAATCCCGACAAGCCTAGATTATTCAACAATATGGGAAAGGGTAAGAAACATGAATATTAATTTCCCTGAAGCGAGTGACGAACTTGAAGTAATAGCTGATGGTACTGGAATAAGCACAACAAGAGGAGGACAATACGTAGTAGCAAAGTGGGGCAAAAGGAGGGATTCAAAATTCCTTAAGATTGAAGTAGTTATGGAGAAGGACGAGTTCAAGATAGTAAGCGCTGAGGTGACGAGTAATGAGGCCGAATCTGCTTCAAATACTGTAAAGGACTTGAAGGAAAAGGGTAAGGAAGTTAAGAGGTTCTATGGCGATAAGGCTTATGATACTAACGAGATTTATAATCTTGGTGTTGATGTTGTTGTTCCTCCTAGGAAAGACGCTTCTACTAGGCGTGGTCATCCTGCTAGGCGTAAGGCTGTGCGCGAGTTCAAGAAGTTGGGTTATGAACGTTGGCGGGATGAGAAGGGTTATGGTAATAGGTGGTTGGTTGAATCCTTGTTCTCAGCGGTTAAGCGTACTTTTGGTGAGTCTGTTAGGGCTACGAGTTTTGCTGGTCAAGTTGTTGAGGCTAAGCTCAAGTTTTGGGCTTATGCTTGGATGATGTACATGGCCAACCTTGTTGTTGGTCGAGCTAAGGGCTTTGAGGTCAAGAAGTAGTATAGTAAATTATTTAGGAGAGATATTATTTTCTATAGAAAACATATTTTTACTGTATCATCCTATTGAAATATATTGAACGAACCCACAAAGCATGTATTACCGTTTTCTTTCTAATATGGTTTATATTTTTATAAGATTATTTATTAGTGATGATTGTCGGTTACATTATTGGTACAGCAACAACACAAGAAGCCACTATGCTGGCTAAAGAACCTGTTAGACTTGGAAGATATGTAATTTTAGAATATGATAATCTTAAAGTATTAGGACTAATAACCGCCGTAACTAGAGGTAGTCCATTAATAAATGATTCTATGGACGACGTAGAAATTTTAGATGATATGACATTTGTTAATCAAATCCCTAGATACATAAAATCAGAAATAAAATTAGTATTTGATTTTAATTCAGGTTCACAGCCAGATATTCCCCCAATAGCAGGAACGCCAGTAAGATTTGCAGAAGACGATGAATTGAAAAAACTATTCTCTGACGGAGATATTAGTATAGGCAAATTAATTGGGACAAAGGTTCCAGTAAAAATAAAGATAAACTCTTTGGCTAGACATTTAGCAATCTTGGCTGCTACTGGTAGTGGAAAATCTAATACTGTAGCTGTAATTTCCCAAAGAATATCTAATATTGGCGGATCTGTATTAATATTTGATTATCACGGAGAGTATTACAACAGCGATATACAGTTTTTAAATCCTATAGATCCAAAGCTGAATCCTAGATACTTAGCTGCGAGAGAATTCTCAACACTTTTAGAAATACCAAGGAATGCTCCTATACAGTATAGGATTTTAAGGAGGGCATTTACAGAATATCAAAAAGAAATTGAGGAAAAAATAAATTCTGGGGAAATTGATATGTCGCAGTTAAATGATTCTTTTATTGACGATATTGAGAGAATAATAAATGACATACTTAAAGATGACCAGCAGAAAAAAGCTAAAGATTCTGCAGATGAGGTCAAAAATAAACTTGAAGAATTTGCAGAAAGGTATGCAGGCATAATAGACTTAACTGCCCCTGATATAACTCTTCAGATAAAAACACGAAGGGTGAATGTAGTAGATATTAGCCATTTAGATGAAGACGCTATGGACGCAATAGTTTCTCATTATCTAAGAAAAATTTTGGAATGTAGAAAGAATTATAAAAGGAAAGGCAAAGGACTTAGTTTTCCAGTAATTTCAGTTATCGAAGAAGCACATGTTTTCCTTTCTAAAATAGACAATACACTAACAAAAATTTGGGCGGGGAAAATAGCTAGAGAAGGAAGAAAATTTGGTGTAGGTCTTATAATAGTTAGTCAAAGACCGAAGGGACTAGATGAAAATATATTAAGTCAAATGACGAATAAGATTATTTTAAAAATAGTCGAACCCAATGATAAAAAATACATATTAGACGCAAGTGACAATTTAAGTGAAGATTTAGTAAATCAATTGTCGGCATTAGATACTGGAGAAGCAATAATAATTGGCAACCTAGTTAAGATTCCTGCATTTGTTAAAATAGATAGATTTGAAGGAAGATTAGGAGGAGCAGATCCAGATATGATAGGCGAATGGCAAAAAGCTGAAGAAGAAGATAAACTAAATTCAACAGCGGCGGATTTTGGGTGAATAAAGGATGCAATTTCTTCATATTTCAGATACACATTTAGGTAACAGAAGATATAATTTAGAATCAAGAGAAAATGATATATATAATACTTTTAATGAACTCATAGATACTGCTGTAAGGGAGCATGTAACTGCAGTAGTTCACACTGGAGATCTCTTCGACGAATACAAACCTTCTAATACTGCAATAATGCAGTGCATTAGAGGCTTAAAAAAGCTTAAAGAAAAAAATATTCCTTTTATAGCAATACCAGGAGATCATGATACTCCAAAGAAGAAAGGAGAAATTTATACCCATAGAATACTTAGCGAAAGTCTAGAATTAATGCACTTAATAACGGGAGATGAGATAAAATTTTATGAAATGAATTACAATGGTGATACAATAAAATTTTTCGGCATCAAACATATACCTACAGTTGCGAAGCAGAAATTGCTAGATACTTTAAGTACGTTGAAACCAGATGGAAAGAA
This genomic window contains:
- a CDS encoding PqqD family protein, which translates into the protein MKLKVPPRIKVLEALGAIADGRIKKVEDHYEVISSEGDRIYNVKINGEKAYSNDNGTVYRNYIGYPIIAVLMLEGKLKYDEKISKSLKGIDWKRLNETYKNYAKVEEIVDKIAEEKGVNKEEINNIVEEVLNELRRLSLEKAS
- a CDS encoding amidase, producing the protein MSLEELNTKYNAFITIKEVAPNSNGPLSGLTFGVKDIILTKGIKTTAGSKILKDYIPQNNAWIVNKILNNGGKIIGKTNTHEFAIGATNTSSIAGPAKNPIDPERISGGSSGGSAVAVALNMVDVGIGTDTGGSIRIPASLCGVIGFKPTTGIIPTTGIIPFSWTFDTVGFLTKNMNTLRKVVETVIPVENKDVLISKTRLKPRLGIFLFSDDPASRALKPLLNKLTNYFDLVDINLNFLQFFGGNIRGTIALAEGASYHRDWIESIPGEYFPDVKALLMEGVKIKAIDYLESLRARRVVLEEYIKAFENIDAIISPTTKIPAPKISEVIGKEKDFRSLLVANTELFSVVGAPSISIPATKINGLPIGLMISGEPYNDGVVLDIAEKILSIIQ
- the ppcA gene encoding phosphoenolpyruvate carboxylase; the protein is MRKIPRTMSTQHPDNARVPEWARSEVIEGDDEVVEAYYSYMTLGTHEVMWDAEGKDVDTHVVRKLLSNYSEYFKENLLGQDIFLTYRLPNPKIEGAERKVFAETMESIPIAYDVAEKFYNKKVIPVFEVILPFTTDYTEIVAVAKYYEKAVSGKENIELNDGIYVKDFVGEINPKKVEVIPLIEDKDSLLKVEDIVTGYYKAIKPNYMRIFIARSDPAMNYGMLSAVLLAKYALSKLYTLKSKLNIDIFPIIGVGSLPFRGHLSPDNYENHLKEYKGVYTFTIQSAYKYDYEENKIKESINNINNTGITEPLVFSEEEEKILKRIIERYVVSYQPIIESLAPAINYIAFFLPKRRARKLHISLFGYARSTGKVTLPRAITFVGTLYSIGLPPEIFGISSLLSLSNEETDLLNKSYIMMKKDLEESAKYINPDSLDLIRKIWNIDENIIKMIENDITFLENNLGIKIDNKDFNSKKHVLLSSLLLLACREKREEEIRQYAKEMALIRKSIG
- a CDS encoding peroxiredoxin, encoding MVLEKGQEAPDFEAESSKGRIKLSSLRGKKVVLYFYPKAFTPGCTRELQRFTELYEEFKKNNSEVIGVSVDSLNTQKKFSEKYNSTFPLISDKEKQIVNTYGVINEKGTSAQRITFIIDENGKIIEVLKNLKKAEEHADKALEIVKSN
- a CDS encoding NAD(P)H-hydrate dehydratase; protein product: MITSLEMRAIEINSEALGVPTLLLMENAGRSVKDEIIKKIGDVKGKSVYVFVGHGGKGGDGLVCARHLAGEGANVNVILLGENKHKDALFNQSAIQEMDYTIKLLEIKDIDYLKPVEADILVDAMLGTGFRGKPREPFRTAIKVFNESMGFKVSIDVPSGIDSDTGDAPGDYVKPDLVVTFHDIKTGLLKHNFTVVVDKIGIPPEAEIFVGPGDLLTNIRKREMKSKKGAGGRVLIIGGSKTYSGAPSLSGLAALKTGADLVYVASPEDTASIIASYSPDLITIKLKGKNINPNNLDELKPWIDKVNSIVIGPGMGLSDETIEASKIIVNYMKEKGKFAVIDADALKAIRGEKLYQNFIITPHAGEFKIFFGIDVLEDPIQRINQVIEKAKECNCTVLLKGYFDVISDGKKFKLNKTGNPGMTVGGTGDTLTGIVATLLAQGLSTFNAASIGVFINSLAGSLVYAKEGNHILSTEIINEIPNVLQDPIESFKKKPYTRVLN
- a CDS encoding rubrerythrin, with the translated sequence MALGKETEMGLKELFKANAEDYLMLTFLANKLEKMGRTEEAKMLREKATVEYGHATGIFEKLLANYDASKLLGDFAKEEDEEHVSEYNNVAMKAKEEGHNDIEAMLCAYADQEKGIAEASKKVLAMIGDFAKEEDEEHVSEYNNVAMKAKEEGHNDIEAMLCAYAEQEKDIAETAKKVAKAL
- a CDS encoding IS5 family transposase, which codes for MEKKNTRDWSKYDENVVTRYKLMFPFYVFEHWWELLQEENRYAKTKYKAPKEFNDFLAFLHLFLPYRAIEGVLSALAEMKIIPTSLDYSTIWERVRNMNINFPEASDELEVIADGTGISTTRGGQYVVAKWGKRRDSKFLKIEVVMEKDEFKIVSAEVTSNEAESASNTVKDLKEKGKEVKRFYGDKAYDTNEIYNLGVDVVVPPRKDASTRRGHPARRKAVREFKKLGYERWRDEKGYGNRWLVESLFSAVKRTFGESVRATSFAGQVVEAKLKFWAYAWMMYMANLVVGRAKGFEVKK
- the herA gene encoding DNA double-strand break repair helicase HerA — encoded protein: MIVGYIIGTATTQEATMLAKEPVRLGRYVILEYDNLKVLGLITAVTRGSPLINDSMDDVEILDDMTFVNQIPRYIKSEIKLVFDFNSGSQPDIPPIAGTPVRFAEDDELKKLFSDGDISIGKLIGTKVPVKIKINSLARHLAILAATGSGKSNTVAVISQRISNIGGSVLIFDYHGEYYNSDIQFLNPIDPKLNPRYLAAREFSTLLEIPRNAPIQYRILRRAFTEYQKEIEEKINSGEIDMSQLNDSFIDDIERIINDILKDDQQKKAKDSADEVKNKLEEFAERYAGIIDLTAPDITLQIKTRRVNVVDISHLDEDAMDAIVSHYLRKILECRKNYKRKGKGLSFPVISVIEEAHVFLSKIDNTLTKIWAGKIAREGRKFGVGLIIVSQRPKGLDENILSQMTNKIILKIVEPNDKKYILDASDNLSEDLVNQLSALDTGEAIIIGNLVKIPAFVKIDRFEGRLGGADPDMIGEWQKAEEEDKLNSTAADFG